CTGTTTTTCTCTGTTTTTATATGAgaatattaaattttcttttgttctttttgtaGCTCTTATTCCTTTGGAAGAGTTAAAAGAGGAAAATGTTATGCGCAAGTATGGTGTGCAAACTGATGTTGAGGTTATTGAAATGCTTGACATTGCTGCTGCACAGAAGGAGGTTTTTCTTTTATacactttcttttattttctctactttacttacattcatttaataCATAACATGGTACTCAAgagcaaggttttaaattgaggacgaaaaaattatatatgatatagtaaccattaaaaaaattctcgaattttgtttttatagtcCCTACAAATTGTTTTACCAAGTTTTGGTCGCTTAAATATTTTCAATCACGATTTTTGGTCTCTATTTTTCAATCAACTTGTAGATGTCAttcgaaattttaatttttttacacgatcatgtttagtacattataagAATTTCTCTCGTAgaagtttaaaattttaagaaaggatgaattaaatatgattttttttagtttttgtgcttaaaaattcataactaatcttatgttaaaaaattctaaattattgaAGGAAAGGTTCTTATAATGTTATAAACACGAATAAATGaaccattttaaaatataaaagtacACAAGACTTGATTAAAAAGTAGGGACCAAAAGTTTTGGGAGAAAATATTTGAGAGATCAAgttgttgtaatttttttatagggattaaaattcaaaatctctaGATTATTTCAAAACCATGTTCTAGAAGAGTCTAGATAAAAATTCTAAGGTTgcccatatttttttatgcatgcaAGATTGTATTTTGTAGGTGAGTGTTGTTGCAAAATTGTATTGGGGTGATGCAAGACAGAAACTTATGGACTCTATTGAAGATCTAAAGCTAGATGCTCTAGTTTTGGGAAGCAGAGGCCTTAGCACAATCAAAaggttcataattttttatactcTCACATTATCTTGacatttttttgtatttttttcctaaaagaTTCATCAAAGAAAGTAGTATTAATTATAGGATCATGCTAAACAATGCCTTGTTAAGCATTTTCCTCAAGTATATTGTGAGTTCCTAGGTGAACCACCTTTATAAGTGATATGCTGTAACccaatatttaataattataagaAATTCTTACAATGGCCGACGATGCTCTTTAGAATTAAAAACTTGTTAGCTCATCCTCTTTACAGCTAAGACGGTGACTTAATTGATGATAGTTCAAtgcaaattatatatttatcttttcattgttttgaccaaattgatatcaattaaattattattttaatcacGCAAATGAGAAGAGCCAATAATCTCTACTTCTCAAAAACAACACATGTCGCCATTAGAACTTTGGACATTTTCAAGTATCGGTTCACAATAGACCATAGTTCATATTAGAATCTGCCCAAGTATgtttatctatatttataattatgatGATTAATTTTGGTTTCTTAGACATATTTGTGTTATGGTGTAAAAAATACAGGATATTACTTGGAAGTGTTAGTAACTTTGTGATGGTTCACTCTCCATGCCCAGTGACTATTGTGAAGGATTATTCAagaagcagcagcagcagcgACTAGTTGATCCATATGCTATATTTTTACTGTATTGGGCTAATGGAGTTACACTTCCAAATAACAAGCCCTTAGCTTATCCAAAGAATAATGTAATTGGAATGCTTTATTAATTTGGCCATGTAAATTAATTCTAGTAACCATGTCTATATTGTAGACTGTCATGTAAAATATGActaaataatactaatattatATGAATATCTATAATAAATTATGAATGTGTTTGAGATATTCATTGTTAATTGATGTTctcattaataattataatattttattttatatattttaaaatgaaatacagaatttatttatttattttttgtttgacagAAAGAACTCATAACATTTCATTAATACTCAAATCTTAGATGTATGTAGGAACTAGGAATGTTGGTAAACTCAAATCTTAGATGTATGCAGGAACGGAATGTTGGTAGAAATATAAAAACCAGTTAACTTAAGGATGTGATcactttaataaaattataacatcaaatttgataatttaaatGGAtcttatctaatttttttatatgatttcacacatttcaattatttaaacaactcaATTACATATTTAAACACAAAAGTAACTACAACAATATTAACACCATAACACTCTCCACAATAATAGACTAAGCTAGAGTAAGCTAGTATATACATACCAAGCctgaaaaatatataagaaaataaaaattgtgaactACTACTATATTGAAATACGATTGtgtcatactccctccggtccttattataaggaacaatttggaaaaaacacacataccaagaaaccttatctttcttaataaaaattctaaaattttacaatctattccaaaactaaccttggtgtattaatttatccttagggaatatatcactctaattaatgcataactttggaatggatacaatttaataagggtaaaaatggaattgtaagaataaatttaatgattgtttcttataaaaaggaccaaattttttttccaaattgttccttataaaaaggaccggagggagtatatatatatatatatattcgtgTTACTTAAATATGTGTTcgaataacatttttctttttatatattatactccaaatttatattttataatccAAAAAGTTGAAGAAAGTGAGTGGCTTTGCATGAAAACATTGAGCAGTAGCACTACGATGCGTATTATTAATTATTCTACTTACACAATTAATTGCAAAGCTAGTTGAAATCTTATCAGGAggctaaataaataaaaagttattttattaatttttattaacgTATTTGATCtgtaatatagactaaatacattaatcatacaatgaatataaaaatgtgatttttgcttatatatattgTGTTACGGATGGAGTACTAATTTGAAATTAACAACATTGGGGTAATTAACATTAACATGAAACTATGTTAATTTAACCTAATGAAGCAAGTTTAGCTAGAGCACCAACTGCAAGAGAATTAACATAAGTGCAAGGTTCAGTTTTAGGTGAATCTGTACGTTTATCATCAAAATGGTCATTGATGTCAGGTCCACCCATAATGGCTCCGGTTAGCTCATGTGGATTTGGTGCATCTCTTTGAAGCCATTTTGCAAAGCTAGTGGGACAATCTATCACTTCATTTGGTGCCAAAGTTGGCACTGAAGCACCTCTATGATGAGCTTGTGTTGGTGGATTTTTCCCAAATCCTACCATGTATGATCTTCCTTTTGGATTTTTTCCCAATATGTAATCCATCTGTAAATTTGTGTCAATTTTACAATCCAATATTAGACATTAACCCAATATAGTCTAACAACTTTTGAAATATTTGCAACATGGATTCTTTGCAATATGATTTCGCAGTCGTAGGAACAATTATATTTAGATagaattttctctttttaaattatttaaatataacgGTTCGTACAATTGCAGCATCATACTTAAGTAGTAGAAgatcaaatttaaaaaattagacatattaaatttaaaatttgtttcaaattttgtcGTTATTGAagactatatatttttattttttacgcCTATGATGTTCtttgataatataaaattaatatgggTATAAATAAGGTTTATACTAACTTGTTTTCGGGCAAAATCAAGGAGATGGGTTGAGTCAAATTCTTTATTTCCACATCTGACTTTCTGTTTATATTTGGCAAGCAAATCACTATATACGGTGAATAAGAAAGATGTGCTGGTGGCATACTGTGTGTTGGCTCCATCTCTCATATGAATAAACCCACCTACataatcatatataaataaatattaattatacatGTAAAGATTacaattaagcaaaaaaaaaagtacatgtatttttttttttttggtacaaaaaagtACATGTATTTACCGGGGGATAAATTGATTTGTTGGTAAGGACTATCAGGAAGGACCGAACATATATAACTTTCTCCGTGTGTTTTGAATGTTTCAAGACCTTTTATTCCTTCAAATTGTAATTGAGTGAGAAGAACTTGAACTCCAGCATATTTAAGATCCCAACTGAATTCAGATACACTAGCACTAATTGCATCTTCTTGTATGTATTTCAAGTATATTGATTTCTTTGTTGCCAAGTATAGCCATGTTGCTGCCCACATCAACTCATcctacaaattaaaattaattattacaatACCAACATTAATTCATTCTCATAGTACTAATAAATAAAGCTTAGTGAATTATAAAAGTAATTACATACATTATAGCCTGAATAGGAGCAGTAAAAGGGACATTCTCCATCATAGGTTGCTTTATGCGATTTCGCCAAATCAAAAAGCTGTCAATAATGTGAATACTATAGGTTATAAATGATCATTTTTCCTATATACAAAAGATGCTTCCTCaagaaggaaaaagaagaaCAAATATTTCATACCAGTTTGGCTTTGTTGAGGAGACTACGAGCATATTTATGATCGACATGTCTAAAAACGATCGAAGAAGAAGCCATTGCAGCAGCAGTTTCAGCAGCAACCTCACTACCAGGTGTACTACTATCAATTACTTTAACTGATCTTTTTGTCTTCATATTTTCTGGCGGAGCCCAACAATTGTGATCATCAACTGGGTCACCTACCTCAACATATAATCTATTTCTTCTAGAACTAGCTTTCAGAAAATAATCTGTACCCCATCTAATTGCATCTTGAATATTTCTCATCTCTTTTGTTGCTTCAAATTCTGCTTTGTAAAATATTGCAGCCCATGATAATGTAGTAACTGTAAATGCCATTGGTAAACCATACTTTACATTGTCCCCTGCATCATAATATCCACCAGATAGGTCCACCTGTtcaataaaatcaaacacataagtccaaattattcattttctaaatgtcaaaacaaaattattattcattttatgtAAACTTTGAtcatcatattcaaatttaaaaaagttgaattattGGCAAATATTAGAGACAGAAAAATGAAATGTCTTAATTTTTTGTGTCACTAATATTTAgagaaatattttatatttaatgttagttaaagttttttttagtaatgatttaattttaagaaaaagaaagagacaTTATCGAGTTTTCCATCGTCGAGTGCTGAGTCTCTTCTCCAAGGGACCCTGTTGTTGGGAGGGAGCTTTCCTGATCTTTGTGCCTCTAAGAAGATGAGAGATTTTGTGAGAGCTTCCTTGTAATTAAATTGACCTCTAACAAGTAACATGTTTCCTTGGAACAATGCAAGCCATGCTACAATGATGGACCTATATACTCTTTTAGTATCCATGAAATTACCCAATAAAATTAAACCTTGTAATAAATAAAAGAGGTAGAAAGGTGGTGAGATGAGATGTTTGTGAAATGCAACTTGTGATTGGAGTTTATATAGAAATGTAAAGAAATTAAATGGTTATGTTTATTGTTGAAaagttgttttattgttttgcAATGAATCAAGGAGTAGTAACAACTTCTTTGATTTcggttttttgttttattttgcgCTTGTTTGAAGGTGGGAAAATTAAGAGAATGTTTAAAGATGGAATGGAACGAAACCGAACGGAACAAACTAAGGAATGGTTGCGAGGGAAAACTAAGTGTTGAATACACATATAAGTTATTATGCAATTTATTaggtgtatattttttaaagcAAATGTAACAAGTAGAACT
This genomic interval from Trifolium pratense cultivar HEN17-A07 linkage group LG6, ARS_RC_1.1, whole genome shotgun sequence contains the following:
- the LOC123888452 gene encoding universal stress protein PHOS32-like; translation: MVEDRKVGVAIDFSKNSKNALKWAIVNMADKGDTFYLIHINSNSHDESRHKLFAKSGSPLIPLEELKEENVMRKYGVQTDVEVIEMLDIAAAQKEVSVVAKLYWGDARQKLMDSIEDLKLDALVLGSRGLSTIKRILLGSVSNFVMVHSPCPVTIVKDYSRSSSSSD
- the LOC123888453 gene encoding endoglucanase 16-like, with product MDTKRVYRSIIVAWLALFQGNMLLVRGQFNYKEALTKSLIFLEAQRSGKLPPNNRVPWRRDSALDDGKLDNVDLSGGYYDAGDNVKYGLPMAFTVTTLSWAAIFYKAEFEATKEMRNIQDAIRWGTDYFLKASSRRNRLYVEVGDPVDDHNCWAPPENMKTKRSVKVIDSSTPGSEVAAETAAAMASSSIVFRHVDHKYARSLLNKAKLLFDLAKSHKATYDGECPFYCSYSGYNDELMWAATWLYLATKKSIYLKYIQEDAISASVSEFSWDLKYAGVQVLLTQLQFEGIKGLETFKTHGESYICSVLPDSPYQQINLSPGGFIHMRDGANTQYATSTSFLFTVYSDLLAKYKQKVRCGNKEFDSTHLLDFARKQMDYILGKNPKGRSYMVGFGKNPPTQAHHRGASVPTLAPNEVIDCPTSFAKWLQRDAPNPHELTGAIMGGPDINDHFDDKRTDSPKTEPCTYVNSLAVGALAKLASLG